From a single Bacillus sp. NEB1478 genomic region:
- a CDS encoding GNAT family N-acetyltransferase has product MNICLSHTLEFHSLEGEKIYFKALKLDDAHEIHDYASDKEVSRFIGWKLMNTLRETREYIELMLERESAGTHLYSSIVHKLTNEIIGTAMVFNFDQVANKAEIGYVLHKDHWGKGYGTEAVELISDFAFKSLNLHKIHAIVSAANIGSARILEKNSFECEGRLKDNYFIEDKYYDALLFGKITDL; this is encoded by the coding sequence ATGAATATTTGTTTATCCCATACATTGGAGTTTCATTCATTGGAAGGTGAAAAAATCTACTTTAAAGCCTTAAAGTTAGATGATGCTCATGAGATACATGATTATGCGTCAGATAAAGAAGTTTCACGATTTATTGGTTGGAAATTAATGAATACTTTGAGGGAAACTCGTGAGTACATTGAATTAATGTTAGAACGTGAGTCGGCAGGTACTCATTTATATTCCTCTATTGTTCATAAATTAACCAATGAAATTATCGGAACAGCTATGGTTTTCAATTTTGACCAAGTTGCAAACAAAGCTGAAATTGGTTATGTATTACACAAAGATCATTGGGGTAAGGGGTATGGAACAGAGGCTGTTGAATTGATAAGTGATTTTGCATTTAAATCACTAAATCTTCATAAAATCCATGCAATTGTATCTGCAGCAAATATAGGTTCAGCACGGATTCTTGAAAAGAACAGTTTTGAGTGTGAAGGGCGATTAAAAGACAACTACTTTATTGAAGATAAGTATTATGATGCATTACTTTTCGGCAAAATTACTGACCTATAA
- a CDS encoding aspartate-semialdehyde dehydrogenase — translation MRKKSYHIAVVGATGAVGQKILSLLEYETKFEISEVTLLSSKRSAGKKLSFKEREITIQEALPTSFQGVDIAFFSAGGEVSKRLVNYAVDSGAVVIDNTSEYRMSSDVPLVVPEVNAHTLTNHKGIIAVPNCSALQMVTVLHPIRKAFGLERIIVSTYQAVSGSGIHAINELKEQARAMLAGHEAEAGILPAKKDKKYYPIAFNVLPQVDVFTDNGYTFEEVKMIQETKKIMEDPALKMAATCVRVPVVSGHSESVYIELGRTATVKDIREVLSFSPGVILQDKPREQLYPMPLYAAGKTDTFVGRIRKDPDYPKGFHLWIVSDNLLKGAAWNSVQIVETMVEKRII, via the coding sequence ATGCGTAAAAAGAGTTATCATATAGCTGTAGTAGGGGCTACGGGTGCAGTAGGACAAAAAATCCTTAGCTTACTAGAGTACGAAACTAAATTTGAGATAAGTGAAGTTACACTTCTTTCCTCAAAGCGATCGGCTGGTAAAAAACTGTCCTTTAAAGAACGGGAAATCACAATACAAGAAGCATTGCCAACAAGCTTTCAAGGTGTCGATATTGCCTTTTTCAGTGCTGGAGGAGAAGTGTCAAAACGATTAGTAAACTACGCAGTTGATAGTGGTGCTGTTGTGATTGATAACACGAGTGAATATCGAATGTCATCTGATGTCCCTCTTGTCGTTCCAGAAGTAAATGCCCACACTCTAACTAACCATAAAGGCATCATCGCTGTTCCAAATTGTTCCGCATTACAAATGGTAACAGTTCTCCACCCGATCCGGAAAGCATTCGGTTTAGAACGAATTATTGTCTCAACTTACCAAGCAGTATCAGGGTCAGGAATTCATGCAATCAACGAATTAAAGGAACAAGCAAGGGCAATGCTTGCGGGTCATGAGGCAGAAGCCGGCATATTACCTGCAAAGAAGGATAAAAAATATTATCCCATTGCGTTTAATGTATTGCCTCAAGTAGATGTGTTTACCGATAACGGTTACACATTTGAAGAGGTAAAGATGATTCAAGAAACTAAAAAAATTATGGAGGACCCCGCTCTAAAGATGGCTGCTACTTGCGTCAGGGTTCCAGTTGTATCCGGTCATTCCGAATCTGTTTACATCGAGTTGGGAAGAACTGCTACTGTTAAAGACATTAGAGAGGTATTGTCCTTTTCTCCAGGTGTTATTCTTCAGGATAAACCGAGGGAACAGCTTTATCCAATGCCTTTATACGCAGCAGGGAAAACAGACACGTTTGTTGGAAGAATTCGAAAAGATCCTGACTATCCTAAAGGGTTCCACCTGTGGATTGTATCCGATAATTTATTAAAAGGTGCAGCTTGGAATTCAGTTCAGATTGTAGAGACAATGGTGGAGAAAAGGATTATTTGA
- a CDS encoding spore germination protein yields MFFRKKKTAANEQEKEEKNRVPSEAVKLDLLKQATAKMDDAEIVQRKTNNGATFGLVYIQTLIDRERLNEAIIQPLLQSEDQAFIQCISTCSVLRIHSMEEAKEYMLFGAVLIHDQGNNEWWAAKLENSLSRAIENSETETIMYGPKDSFTERIEQNVFMIRRRLPVIELKVEKFQVGSNTKTQVQMLYMDGIANPEIVEIARENISKVNFDMILESSNLSAFMDDHTHSLFPQFMQTDRPDSCAYSLGLGKIIILLNDTPFALIAPITFFHLFQSPEDYVHRWVIASFLRTLRYLSFFIAITLIPLYVALNTYHYQMIPLQILYVLMESRTKLPFTPFWEALIMLVIIEIIKEASLRMPTKTSQTIGIIGGIVIGQAAVEAGFASKVLIVLVGISAIASFLVPNYLVTKATTVLQFIILILASFFGILGIALGLILLLAHLNGLSSLKQPFFAPISPLYWRDWNDLFIRAPLPWAKLRPEYLKTVKKWRVSKREGSE; encoded by the coding sequence ATGTTCTTTAGAAAGAAAAAGACAGCAGCCAATGAGCAAGAAAAAGAAGAGAAAAACAGGGTGCCGAGTGAAGCTGTGAAGCTCGATTTATTAAAACAGGCAACAGCGAAAATGGATGATGCTGAAATTGTTCAGCGGAAAACAAACAACGGTGCTACTTTTGGGCTTGTATACATACAAACGTTAATCGACAGGGAGAGGCTGAACGAAGCCATTATTCAGCCTCTTCTTCAGAGTGAGGATCAGGCGTTTATTCAATGTATATCGACCTGCAGCGTTTTAAGAATCCATTCAATGGAAGAAGCCAAAGAATACATGCTGTTTGGTGCTGTGCTCATCCATGATCAAGGGAATAATGAATGGTGGGCGGCAAAACTGGAGAATTCGCTCAGCCGGGCGATCGAAAATTCCGAAACCGAGACGATAATGTATGGTCCCAAAGACAGCTTTACGGAAAGGATCGAGCAGAATGTGTTCATGATCCGGCGGCGTCTGCCCGTTATTGAGCTAAAAGTAGAAAAATTCCAAGTTGGTTCGAATACTAAAACCCAGGTTCAGATGCTGTATATGGATGGAATCGCCAATCCCGAGATCGTCGAAATTGCACGGGAAAATATTTCGAAAGTGAACTTTGATATGATTTTGGAGTCCTCTAATCTTTCCGCTTTTATGGATGATCATACGCACAGTTTGTTTCCGCAGTTTATGCAGACGGATCGTCCGGACTCGTGCGCCTATTCACTGGGGCTTGGCAAAATCATTATTCTGCTGAATGATACACCTTTTGCTCTTATCGCCCCCATTACCTTTTTTCATCTTTTTCAATCTCCGGAAGATTATGTTCATCGCTGGGTGATTGCCAGTTTTTTACGTACTCTTCGTTATTTGAGTTTTTTTATAGCCATTACTTTGATTCCTCTTTATGTGGCATTGAACACTTATCATTATCAGATGATCCCGCTTCAGATTCTGTATGTACTCATGGAATCACGGACCAAACTGCCGTTCACTCCCTTTTGGGAAGCGCTGATCATGTTGGTTATTATTGAAATTATTAAAGAAGCGAGTTTGCGGATGCCGACCAAAACGAGCCAGACCATCGGAATTATTGGCGGCATTGTCATCGGACAAGCTGCTGTTGAAGCAGGATTTGCCAGCAAGGTGTTGATTGTTCTCGTGGGAATCTCGGCGATTGCATCCTTTCTAGTGCCGAATTATTTAGTCACAAAAGCAACTACCGTCCTTCAATTTATAATTCTTATTCTTGCATCCTTTTTTGGGATCCTGGGGATCGCCTTGGGATTGATACTCCTGCTCGCTCATCTGAATGGTCTTTCTTCCTTAAAACAGCCATTTTTTGCACCGATTTCTCCGCTTTACTGGAGAGATTGGAACGATCTTTTTATTCGGGCACCATTGCCATGGGCAAAGCTGCGGCCGGAATATCTAAAGACGGTGAAAAAATGGCGGGTTTCTAAAAGGGAGGGGAGCGAATGA
- a CDS encoding phosphotransferase, whose product MNIGEKLKLRRKKARYTQERVAEMMNITRQTLSNWEIGKNYPDIDSIITLSRIYKLSLDELLLGKIFFKGVLEVKKKRSEDQIKKIIKNHFSSVRNIKELHGGLVSQTFYFEEDNNHYVIQIGNREEIYKKEKWVYSFLKQTFPVRNVLHVGVMEDHDTAYSISEYIEGSKVFDLNSQELFDIASDLMRKLERLESVDVSNQQGYGRYDDMGHAAFPTWIHFIKAIFNKDIYNWGALESKGLDTEVVNKAMKEIDSFIGSITLEKKNLVHGDLGSFNVLAKDGKVTGVIDWSLSMYGDHLYDKANILFWNEDKLQPFIQKITKKYIVSSEIKERMYCYMLRIGLEEIYNTVILDEVGYDIEWVANRLKQITENFL is encoded by the coding sequence ATGAATATTGGTGAGAAGTTAAAATTGAGAAGAAAAAAAGCGAGATATACCCAAGAAAGAGTCGCCGAAATGATGAATATTACAAGGCAGACTTTATCAAATTGGGAAATAGGCAAGAACTATCCTGATATCGATTCTATCATTACACTTAGCCGTATTTATAAACTCTCTTTGGACGAATTGCTTTTAGGAAAAATCTTTTTCAAGGGAGTGTTAGAAGTGAAGAAAAAAAGGTCAGAAGATCAAATAAAAAAAATTATCAAAAATCACTTTTCTTCAGTAAGAAATATTAAAGAACTTCATGGAGGATTGGTTTCACAAACGTTCTATTTCGAGGAAGACAACAATCATTATGTCATTCAAATTGGGAACCGTGAAGAAATTTATAAGAAAGAAAAATGGGTGTATTCGTTTCTCAAACAAACATTTCCCGTCCGCAATGTCTTACATGTGGGAGTGATGGAAGATCATGATACAGCTTACTCTATATCGGAATATATTGAAGGGTCAAAAGTGTTTGATTTGAACAGCCAAGAGTTATTCGATATTGCATCTGATCTGATGAGAAAATTAGAGAGGCTTGAATCAGTTGATGTTTCGAATCAACAAGGTTATGGACGTTATGACGATATGGGTCATGCAGCATTTCCAACATGGATCCACTTCATCAAAGCCATCTTCAATAAAGATATTTATAATTGGGGAGCACTTGAATCGAAAGGATTAGATACAGAAGTAGTCAATAAAGCCATGAAAGAAATAGATTCTTTTATCGGGAGTATTACATTAGAAAAGAAAAATTTGGTTCATGGGGATTTAGGCTCCTTTAATGTACTAGCTAAAGACGGGAAGGTAACTGGTGTCATTGATTGGAGTCTTTCTATGTACGGAGATCACTTGTACGATAAAGCAAACATCCTATTCTGGAATGAAGATAAACTTCAGCCGTTCATTCAAAAAATCACAAAGAAATATATCGTTTCAAGTGAAATAAAGGAAAGAATGTATTGTTACATGCTTCGCATAGGACTAGAAGAAATCTATAATACAGTGATCCTTGATGAAGTCGGATATGACATCGAATGGGTGGCGAACCGATTAAAACAGATTACAGAGAACTTTTTATAA
- a CDS encoding GerAB/ArcD/ProY family transporter: MSSRFRLFDRTAVMGSGYIFAMVNRMQMLYYVLILPKHLVHPYMMAGILGVGFLSQINLLILSKYLTSNYFVLGYHGFVQLFSEKMVRFFAFLGIFFILMKVIVTTLGYVEIVHQFMFPSMKTNWLIFVLIASGFYIASQGMEKTIRLSIIGFLATIWVILVYIPYFMPPIAQTHHLYPLVPGEGLLHSWYGLLMVWSALSGPEYLVCLGPWIGQKEKILRGMSIGNALSVFEYLVLFAACLLYYGSTYLEKISFPVVNMIRYLQSPVFERVDIILISLNMIYFLYFIALFLLCLYGAIRIAAGRININTNRKGFLVCVIAVFIGMLVINGWYWREGQELNVWMTLQLWLGAITYLLVPSVLAIAMKWKRGQSR, translated from the coding sequence ATGAGCAGCAGATTTCGCTTGTTTGATAGAACGGCTGTTATGGGAAGCGGCTATATCTTTGCTATGGTGAACCGGATGCAAATGCTGTACTACGTCTTAATTTTGCCCAAACATTTGGTCCATCCTTATATGATGGCAGGAATCCTTGGTGTGGGTTTTCTATCACAAATCAATCTTTTGATTCTGTCCAAATATTTAACGTCCAATTATTTTGTTCTGGGTTATCACGGCTTTGTCCAATTATTTAGCGAAAAGATGGTCCGATTCTTTGCATTTCTCGGGATTTTTTTCATTTTAATGAAAGTAATCGTGACCACTTTGGGGTATGTCGAAATTGTCCATCAATTTATGTTTCCCTCGATGAAGACGAACTGGCTTATTTTCGTCTTGATCGCATCCGGGTTTTATATCGCTTCTCAAGGGATGGAGAAAACGATTCGTTTGTCCATTATCGGTTTTTTGGCCACGATCTGGGTGATTCTTGTCTATATTCCATATTTCATGCCGCCAATTGCCCAAACTCATCATCTGTATCCCTTAGTGCCAGGCGAGGGTTTACTTCATTCATGGTACGGGCTGCTGATGGTTTGGTCCGCTCTCTCAGGACCTGAATATTTGGTTTGCCTAGGCCCCTGGATTGGCCAGAAGGAAAAGATTTTAAGGGGAATGAGTATAGGCAATGCACTGTCAGTCTTTGAATACCTTGTTCTGTTTGCTGCGTGTCTTCTCTATTATGGTTCAACCTATTTGGAGAAAATCAGTTTCCCTGTTGTGAACATGATACGTTATCTGCAGTCACCTGTTTTTGAAAGGGTGGATATTATATTAATTTCTCTAAACATGATCTATTTTCTCTATTTTATTGCCCTTTTCTTATTATGTTTGTATGGAGCAATAAGGATCGCGGCGGGGCGAATCAACATCAATACGAATCGCAAGGGCTTTTTAGTATGTGTAATTGCTGTTTTTATAGGTATGCTGGTCATTAATGGCTGGTACTGGAGGGAAGGACAGGAATTAAATGTATGGATGACACTGCAGTTATGGCTGGGTGCAATAACTTACCTTTTGGTTCCTTCTGTACTTGCCATTGCAATGAAATGGAAAAGGGGGCAGTCTAGATGA
- a CDS encoding LysR family transcriptional regulator — MEMRHVKTFCAVVKYGGFSKAARALDYAQSTVTAHIKTLENDLHTSLFDRLGKKVLLTKAGHHFHPYALELLSIYKKAQEIPQDRNYPEGTLTITSNESLAVYRLPQLLQKYKQKNAKVNIILETATNEQALRKLRDGEADIAFLIGEPMEYEEFITTTLFDESFGWVLPVDFTPFENSSNFLREYQFIYTEEWCGYRAMVDRYLRMSGHFPDKKFESSSIEVIKQSVMCGLGVAILPYIVVKENSNNNQLTFKPIEAPQSIKSYAIYHKLRWVSPVLQSFLLLLEEQKCLWMDEQVHGKE, encoded by the coding sequence ATGGAAATGAGACACGTGAAAACATTTTGTGCTGTCGTCAAATATGGAGGATTCTCAAAAGCAGCTCGCGCATTAGATTATGCACAATCTACAGTGACTGCCCATATTAAAACACTAGAGAACGATTTACATACTTCTCTCTTCGACCGATTAGGGAAAAAAGTTCTTCTCACGAAAGCAGGACACCATTTTCATCCTTATGCTTTAGAGTTGCTATCTATCTACAAAAAAGCACAAGAGATACCTCAAGATAGAAATTATCCTGAAGGAACCCTTACCATTACGTCCAATGAATCTTTGGCTGTTTATCGGTTACCACAATTATTACAAAAATATAAGCAGAAAAATGCTAAAGTAAATATTATTCTAGAGACAGCTACTAATGAACAAGCACTAAGAAAGTTGCGAGATGGTGAAGCAGATATTGCATTCTTGATCGGGGAACCTATGGAGTACGAAGAGTTTATTACAACAACATTATTTGATGAGTCATTCGGATGGGTTTTGCCCGTTGACTTTACACCTTTTGAAAATTCATCTAATTTCTTAAGAGAATACCAATTTATTTATACAGAGGAATGGTGTGGGTACAGAGCAATGGTGGATCGCTACTTACGTATGAGTGGACACTTTCCTGACAAAAAATTTGAAAGTTCAAGTATTGAAGTCATAAAGCAATCAGTCATGTGTGGGCTAGGTGTCGCGATCCTTCCTTATATTGTTGTAAAAGAGAATTCTAATAATAATCAATTAACATTTAAACCAATTGAAGCACCCCAATCCATAAAGAGTTATGCCATTTATCATAAGTTGAGATGGGTATCCCCTGTGTTGCAATCTTTTCTTTTGTTACTAGAAGAGCAAAAATGTCTATGGATGGATGAACAGGTTCATGGGAAAGAATGA
- a CDS encoding class I SAM-dependent methyltransferase produces MNTVKQNSKAWDKKVEEGSVYTKAVSKEIIEKSKIGEWTITVTAGKPVPKSWFPSSLKGLKILCLASGGGQQGPVLAATGAEVTVLDISRKQLEKDELVATKNDLELTTIQGDMSDLSVFGDESFDLIVHPVANLFVEDITPVWKEASRVLKDKGVLISGFTNPLLFIFDDEEDMKGNLVVKNSIPSSTLDHMTSEEITEHLMANKTIEYGHSLEAQIQGQIDAGFVITGLYEDDFRGSRPLDKFIKCFVATRAVKMKF; encoded by the coding sequence ATGAACACTGTGAAACAGAATAGCAAAGCTTGGGACAAAAAAGTAGAAGAAGGTTCGGTATATACAAAGGCTGTATCCAAAGAGATTATCGAAAAGAGCAAAATAGGAGAATGGACGATTACTGTAACAGCAGGAAAACCAGTACCGAAAAGTTGGTTTCCTAGTTCTTTAAAAGGACTAAAGATACTCTGTCTAGCTTCTGGAGGTGGACAACAAGGCCCAGTCCTAGCAGCCACTGGGGCAGAAGTAACCGTTTTGGACATTTCAAGAAAACAATTAGAAAAAGATGAATTAGTTGCTACGAAAAATGATTTAGAGCTAACTACGATTCAGGGAGATATGTCTGATCTATCTGTATTTGGTGATGAATCTTTTGATCTTATTGTGCATCCAGTAGCAAACTTATTTGTTGAAGATATAACTCCTGTTTGGAAGGAAGCATCTAGAGTATTAAAAGACAAGGGCGTTCTTATTTCGGGATTTACTAATCCTCTATTGTTTATTTTTGATGACGAAGAGGATATGAAGGGGAATCTTGTTGTGAAAAACTCAATTCCTTCATCCACGTTAGATCATATGACTAGTGAAGAAATAACTGAACATTTGATGGCTAATAAGACTATTGAGTACGGTCATAGTTTAGAGGCACAAATACAGGGGCAAATTGACGCTGGTTTTGTTATTACAGGTTTATACGAAGATGATTTTCGTGGAAGTCGACCACTCGATAAATTTATAAAATGCTTTGTAGCAACTCGTGCGGTCAAAATGAAATTCTAG
- a CDS encoding benzoate/H(+) symporter BenE family transporter → MFKKNTIQFPKLLSVGNISNGFVAWLFGSAGPLLIVLQAAAKGHLSDSTTSSWIFAIYGMGGLLTLIVSLYYGQPIGYAFSIPGAILVGSSLTHYSFNQVVGAYIITGILIFLLGLSGLVTKLMKVLPMPVMMGMVSGVLLPFGTEMIGSVVKNPLLNGIPLLVFLALSFFLRFSKKFPPILGAIIAAILCLKFLPNVFVQHLHITMGIPHFIIPSFSFSVVGELVIPLLLTVIAIQNAQGIAMLETHGYRPPINAMTNWSGIGTIINAFFGGHPACIAGPMTGLLVNKESGKLEHRYVAAIVLGVLSCLFALFSPIASQIPHVIPASLIQLLGGIAMISVLVDSLKMSFSGPFKSGALFSFIITISGISILHIGAPFWGLVGGTLATVFLDKQDFYISESRDQNNETNLSEALYKDKIS, encoded by the coding sequence TTGTTCAAAAAAAATACCATACAATTTCCTAAGCTTTTATCGGTTGGGAATATATCGAATGGATTTGTGGCGTGGCTTTTTGGTTCAGCAGGACCATTATTAATTGTTTTACAAGCTGCTGCAAAAGGTCATTTGTCTGATAGCACAACCAGCTCATGGATTTTCGCCATTTATGGAATGGGAGGACTCCTAACGCTCATCGTCTCTTTATATTATGGGCAACCCATAGGATATGCCTTTTCAATACCTGGAGCCATTCTTGTCGGCTCAAGCTTAACCCATTATTCTTTCAACCAAGTGGTTGGTGCCTATATTATAACCGGGATCCTTATTTTTCTTTTAGGATTATCTGGCCTTGTTACAAAATTGATGAAGGTTTTGCCTATGCCGGTTATGATGGGGATGGTGTCAGGCGTCTTACTCCCTTTCGGAACTGAAATGATCGGCTCGGTTGTAAAAAATCCTTTACTCAACGGAATCCCGTTACTTGTCTTTCTTGCTCTTTCTTTTTTCTTGCGATTTTCAAAAAAGTTTCCGCCTATATTAGGAGCCATCATTGCAGCAATTCTTTGTCTTAAATTTTTGCCGAACGTTTTTGTACAGCATCTCCATATAACAATGGGCATTCCCCATTTTATCATCCCATCATTTAGTTTTTCCGTTGTAGGGGAACTTGTCATTCCGTTACTCTTAACGGTTATTGCCATTCAAAATGCCCAAGGGATTGCTATGTTAGAGACCCATGGCTATCGTCCACCGATCAATGCCATGACCAATTGGAGCGGAATCGGTACCATTATTAATGCTTTTTTTGGGGGCCACCCAGCCTGTATTGCAGGTCCCATGACGGGCTTACTTGTTAATAAAGAATCAGGCAAACTTGAACATAGGTATGTCGCTGCTATTGTATTAGGAGTATTATCCTGTCTATTTGCTCTATTCTCTCCAATAGCTTCGCAAATTCCACATGTCATTCCTGCCTCATTAATTCAATTACTAGGTGGCATCGCCATGATTAGTGTACTGGTTGACTCTTTGAAAATGAGTTTCTCTGGTCCCTTCAAATCAGGCGCCCTCTTTTCTTTTATAATCACAATCTCTGGGATCTCTATTCTCCATATCGGAGCGCCATTCTGGGGTCTGGTTGGAGGTACCTTGGCAACCGTATTCTTGGATAAACAAGATTTTTATATATCCGAATCAAGGGACCAGAACAATGAAACTAACTTGAGTGAAGCTCTTTACAAGGACAAAATTTCCTAA
- a CDS encoding aminoglycoside phosphotransferase family protein, giving the protein MHKHTDLKNNLVNPIFTKLKSNKCEDEQYVFLLSEYIEGTTIGDKQLSQNQVNELAKILGILHKNTSNIPNELKQQQINESFDIDFCEYLSSFINNDLDNTDDIVLEIVKPYTGTLLEKINRMRYLSNILKSKPYQFVLSHADAHNWNVMQGKYLMLIDWECLKLAPQEQDLILIITEPYAAQFLNEYRKYMMYESPDFDAFEFYFLKRKLEDIWEWIKDLRFEGLVKSEEVTLELLKLNLDACTRTESFRSDLKKVFN; this is encoded by the coding sequence TTGCATAAACATACTGATTTAAAAAACAATCTCGTCAATCCAATCTTTACGAAATTGAAAAGTAATAAATGTGAAGACGAACAGTACGTGTTTTTGCTTTCAGAATATATAGAGGGAACTACAATTGGTGACAAACAGCTAAGTCAAAATCAGGTAAATGAACTTGCTAAGATTCTTGGAATACTTCATAAAAACACTTCAAACATCCCTAATGAATTAAAACAGCAACAAATAAACGAAAGTTTTGACATAGATTTCTGCGAATACTTATCTTCTTTTATTAATAACGATTTAGATAATACAGATGATATCGTTTTAGAAATTGTGAAGCCATATACAGGCACTTTATTAGAAAAGATTAACAGGATGAGGTATTTATCAAATATTTTGAAAAGCAAACCATACCAGTTTGTATTGTCCCATGCAGATGCTCATAATTGGAATGTTATGCAAGGGAAATACCTTATGCTTATTGACTGGGAATGTCTGAAACTTGCTCCACAAGAACAAGATCTGATTTTAATCATTACAGAACCATATGCTGCACAATTCTTAAATGAATACAGGAAATATATGATGTATGAGTCTCCTGATTTTGATGCCTTTGAATTTTATTTCTTAAAGAGGAAACTCGAAGATATTTGGGAGTGGATTAAGGACTTACGTTTTGAAGGTCTTGTAAAATCAGAAGAAGTAACACTCGAATTACTAAAGTTGAACCTTGATGCCTGTACAAGAACTGAGAGCTTTCGGTCTGACTTGAAAAAAGTTTTTAATTAA
- a CDS encoding LysR family transcriptional regulator has product MDIRQLKYFVTIAEEGKITTAAKKLNMAQPPLSKQLKQMEEELGVILFDRDNKSLNLTLEGERLLLRAKELLNKLDETMVEVQEMRKDASGILSVGSNLYCASLILSKVVDIREKNPGLTFKVWEGETIHLIKMLSKRQIEIAITNSPITEKSISQMTLESDPYVLVLPEKWTWSGSEQCRLEEITDLPLILLRPNYGLGAYGQIVNEFQRLDLEPNILCECQDLIMLLGLVSSGFGATILPHSLLSLHSLGGLRVIQLMEQTLISEPKVIWRKNSYLSKAAKEFLKLF; this is encoded by the coding sequence TTGGATATTCGACAGTTAAAATACTTTGTCACTATAGCAGAAGAAGGTAAGATCACGACCGCTGCAAAGAAATTAAATATGGCTCAACCCCCTTTGAGCAAACAACTCAAACAAATGGAAGAAGAGCTAGGCGTCATTTTATTTGATCGAGATAACAAAAGTCTTAATTTAACCTTGGAGGGAGAAAGATTACTTCTTCGAGCAAAAGAACTTTTAAATAAACTTGATGAAACAATGGTTGAAGTTCAAGAAATGAGGAAAGACGCCAGTGGGATTTTATCTGTTGGATCCAATCTTTATTGTGCATCTTTAATTCTTTCTAAGGTGGTAGATATTCGTGAGAAAAATCCTGGTCTTACCTTCAAAGTATGGGAAGGTGAAACGATTCATCTCATAAAAATGTTATCTAAACGTCAGATTGAGATTGCGATAACAAATAGTCCAATAACAGAAAAAAGCATCTCTCAAATGACATTGGAAAGTGACCCATATGTGCTTGTTTTGCCTGAAAAATGGACGTGGAGTGGATCGGAACAATGCAGGTTAGAGGAAATCACCGATTTGCCATTGATTCTTCTGCGACCAAACTATGGTTTGGGTGCGTATGGACAAATTGTTAATGAATTTCAACGGTTAGATTTAGAACCAAATATACTGTGCGAATGTCAGGATTTAATTATGTTACTTGGTCTCGTTTCATCGGGGTTTGGTGCAACGATCTTACCGCACTCGTTATTATCCCTCCATTCATTGGGAGGATTGAGAGTCATTCAGCTAATGGAACAGACCTTAATATCTGAACCCAAAGTAATTTGGAGAAAGAATAGTTACTTATCAAAAGCAGCAAAAGAATTTTTAAAACTTTTTTAG